From a single Bacillus sp. NEB1478 genomic region:
- a CDS encoding GntP family permease, producing MPLFIVACGILALLLLIMYFKLNTFISLIIVSFGVALALGMPLDNIVKSIEAGLGGTLGHLALIFGLGAMLGKLIADAGGAQRIAITLIEKFGEKKIQWAIVVASFIIGIALFFEVGLVLLIPIVFAISKQLRVSILYLGIPMVAALSVTHGFLPPHPGPTVIAGEFGANIGEVLLYGFIIAIPTVILAGPVFTKIAKKIVPDSFNKTGNIASLGEQKEFKLEDTPSFGISVFTAMLPVILMSIATIITLIQETMGIDDSKGFEIIRFIGNASTAMLISLLVAVYTMGLARKIPMKNVMDSCTTAITQIGMMLLIIGGGGAFKQVLIDGGVGNFVAELFKGTSFSPILLAWIIAAILRISLGSATVAALTTSGLVIPLLGQTDANLALVVLATGAGSLIASHVNDAGFWMFKEYFGLSMKETFATWTLLETIISVAGLGFILLLSLFV from the coding sequence ATGCCATTATTTATAGTTGCTTGCGGAATTTTAGCGTTACTTTTATTAATCATGTATTTCAAATTAAATACATTTATTTCTTTAATCATCGTTTCATTTGGTGTTGCATTAGCACTTGGAATGCCGCTTGATAACATTGTAAAATCGATTGAAGCTGGATTAGGAGGTACCCTTGGTCATTTAGCTCTCATTTTTGGACTTGGTGCAATGCTAGGTAAGCTGATTGCTGACGCAGGCGGCGCACAGCGTATAGCCATAACTTTGATTGAAAAATTTGGCGAAAAGAAAATTCAGTGGGCGATTGTTGTCGCTTCATTCATTATCGGTATTGCTCTATTCTTTGAAGTAGGTCTAGTATTATTGATTCCAATCGTATTTGCCATTTCAAAACAATTACGAGTTTCTATTCTTTATCTCGGCATTCCAATGGTAGCAGCTCTATCCGTAACACACGGTTTCTTGCCTCCTCACCCGGGACCAACAGTAATCGCAGGAGAATTTGGCGCTAACATTGGTGAAGTTTTACTTTATGGTTTTATCATTGCTATCCCAACCGTTATTTTAGCAGGTCCCGTATTTACGAAGATTGCTAAAAAAATTGTTCCTGATTCATTTAACAAAACAGGTAATATCGCCTCTTTAGGTGAACAAAAAGAATTCAAACTAGAAGACACACCTTCGTTTGGTATCTCAGTATTTACAGCAATGCTTCCTGTTATCTTAATGTCGATTGCGACGATCATTACTTTAATTCAAGAGACAATGGGAATTGATGATAGTAAAGGATTTGAAATCATCCGTTTTATCGGTAATGCATCGACTGCAATGTTAATTTCTTTACTTGTAGCCGTTTATACAATGGGATTAGCAAGAAAGATTCCGATGAAAAACGTAATGGACTCTTGTACAACTGCTATTACACAAATCGGTATGATGCTTCTTATCATTGGGGGCGGCGGTGCTTTTAAACAAGTACTGATCGATGGCGGCGTAGGTAACTTCGTAGCAGAATTGTTTAAAGGAACTTCTTTCTCACCGATCTTGCTCGCATGGATTATCGCAGCCATTTTAAGAATCTCTCTAGGTTCTGCCACTGTTGCTGCCTTAACAACGTCAGGTCTAGTCATACCGTTGCTTGGTCAAACTGACGCAAACTTAGCTTTAGTCGTTCTTGCAACAGGTGCTGGAAGTTTAATAGCTTCACACGTTAATGATGCAGGTTTCTGGATGTTTAAAGAATACTTCGGTTTAAGCATGAAAGAAACATTCGCAACATGGACATTGCTTGAGACTATAATTTCCGTTGCTGGATTAGGATTTATCTTATTATTAAGTTTGTTCGTATAA
- the gntK gene encoding gluconokinase, which yields MTDIDGTHKREKTSYMIGVDIGTTSTKAVLFNENGKVISQENIGYPLHTPDISTAVQDPEQIFQTVLQALSNVVKQSDCSQNEISFISFSSAMHSVIAMDENDQPLTPCITWADNRSESWARKIKDELNGHEVYRRTGTPIHPMSPLSKIAWLVNEQPEIADKTKKYIGIKEYIFKKLFNEYVVDHSLASAMGMMNLNTLNWDEEALNIAGISRDQLSSIVPTTSIFKNCQLELAKQMGIDSQTPFVIGASDGVLSNLGVNAIQKGEIAVTIGTSGAIRTIIDKPQTDKKGRIFCYALTENHWVIGGPVNNGGVVLRWIRDEFAASELETAKRLGIDPYEILTKIAERVRPGADGLLFHPFLAGERAPLWNSDVRGSFFGLTLSHKKEHMIRAALEGVIYNLYTVFLALVECMDEPVTRIQATGGFARSEIWRQMMSDIFDANVVVPEVYESSCLGACILGLYAIGKIDSFDAASQMIGNTYTHTPNEDAVKEYRELLPIFISLSRKLEEDYSRIAAYQRNLSKK from the coding sequence ATGACTGATATCGACGGTACACATAAACGAGAAAAGACTAGCTACATGATAGGTGTCGACATCGGAACGACAAGTACAAAAGCTGTTTTATTTAATGAAAACGGGAAGGTCATCTCCCAAGAAAATATTGGCTATCCCCTTCATACACCGGATATTTCAACAGCTGTACAAGATCCAGAACAAATTTTCCAAACTGTTTTGCAAGCCCTTTCAAATGTGGTTAAGCAATCAGACTGTTCTCAAAATGAGATCTCGTTTATTTCGTTCAGCAGTGCTATGCATAGTGTAATTGCTATGGACGAAAACGATCAGCCTCTAACTCCTTGTATCACTTGGGCTGATAATCGCAGTGAGAGCTGGGCGCGTAAAATAAAAGATGAGCTTAATGGGCATGAGGTTTATAGACGGACGGGGACACCCATTCATCCAATGTCGCCATTAAGCAAAATTGCCTGGCTTGTAAATGAACAGCCCGAAATTGCAGATAAAACGAAAAAATATATTGGGATTAAAGAATATATCTTCAAAAAGCTTTTTAACGAATATGTTGTCGATCATTCCTTAGCTTCTGCGATGGGTATGATGAATCTCAATACTTTGAATTGGGATGAAGAAGCTTTAAACATCGCCGGCATATCACGGGATCAATTATCTTCAATCGTGCCGACAACGTCGATTTTTAAAAACTGTCAGCTAGAATTGGCGAAGCAGATGGGTATCGATTCTCAAACGCCGTTCGTTATTGGGGCTAGTGATGGCGTGTTATCTAACTTAGGTGTCAATGCGATTCAAAAAGGTGAAATCGCCGTTACGATTGGTACAAGTGGTGCGATTCGAACGATTATCGATAAGCCGCAAACGGACAAAAAGGGCAGAATTTTTTGCTACGCTTTAACCGAAAATCATTGGGTCATTGGCGGTCCTGTCAATAACGGCGGTGTTGTACTTCGCTGGATCCGAGATGAATTTGCAGCATCCGAGCTCGAAACGGCAAAACGATTAGGGATCGATCCTTATGAAATCCTGACGAAAATTGCTGAACGAGTGAGACCAGGCGCTGATGGTTTGTTATTCCACCCATTTCTTGCCGGTGAACGTGCACCATTATGGAACTCGGATGTCAGAGGTTCATTCTTCGGATTAACGCTTTCGCATAAGAAAGAGCATATGATCAGAGCGGCTTTGGAAGGGGTGATTTATAATCTATACACCGTGTTTTTGGCTTTAGTAGAATGCATGGATGAACCTGTGACCCGTATTCAAGCAACTGGAGGCTTCGCAAGATCGGAAATTTGGCGTCAAATGATGTCTGATATTTTCGATGCAAATGTAGTTGTTCCTGAGGTTTACGAAAGTTCATGTCTAGGTGCTTGTATTCTCGGTCTGTATGCTATTGGGAAAATCGATTCTTTTGATGCCGCTTCTCAAATGATCGGCAACACCTATACACATACACCAAATGAAGACGCGGTAAAAGAATATAGAGAATTATTGCCGATTTTCATCAGCCTATCGAGAAAATTAGAAGAAGATTATTCACGAATTGCTGCTTATCAACGAAACTTAAGCAAAAAATAG
- a CDS encoding GntR family transcriptional regulator, with protein MSESKELLYPAKWLSKASAGDRVACELRMRIISGIIESGTILSENKLAAEYNVSRSPIRDALKVLANENLIRLERMGAVVTGITEKEVEEIYDVRLLIETFVFERLVKIDTSEVVRELNKILEMMLIAIKYRDADEFAFQDVLFHETIIRAIDHSYITMIWSNTKPVMESFILLSMRMHFSKKYDDLSRIVKNHELYIEAIKTKNRDIMIQSLHQNFDDVQGKVDDLWMSQQMLSRAREQEKE; from the coding sequence ATGAGCGAATCTAAAGAACTTTTATATCCTGCAAAATGGCTATCTAAAGCTTCCGCTGGTGATCGTGTCGCATGCGAGCTTAGAATGCGTATTATTTCAGGCATAATTGAAAGCGGTACCATATTATCTGAAAATAAACTTGCAGCGGAATACAATGTAAGCCGTTCACCGATTCGTGATGCCTTAAAGGTATTGGCAAACGAAAACCTTATTCGATTAGAAAGAATGGGTGCTGTAGTTACTGGAATTACAGAAAAAGAAGTAGAAGAAATCTATGATGTTCGGCTGCTTATTGAAACGTTTGTTTTTGAACGGCTTGTAAAAATAGACACATCCGAAGTAGTGAGAGAGCTTAATAAAATTTTAGAAATGATGCTCATCGCTATCAAATACAGAGATGCTGATGAATTTGCATTTCAGGATGTTTTATTCCATGAAACGATTATCCGCGCTATTGATCATTCCTATATCACGATGATCTGGAGTAATACTAAGCCCGTTATGGAGAGCTTTATCCTGTTATCAATGAGAATGCATTTTAGTAAAAAATATGATGATCTTTCTCGTATCGTAAAAAACCATGAACTCTATATTGAAGCCATCAAAACAAAAAATAGAGACATCATGATTCAATCGCTTCACCAAAACTTTGATGATGTTCAAGGAAAAGTAGATGACCTTTGGATGTCACAACAAATGCTATCTAGAGCGAGGGAACAAGAAAAGGAGTAA
- a CDS encoding protein adenylyltransferase SelO family protein: MSNRDEKIKTGWSLENSYSRLPKTFFTQTQPNPVPSPKLIILNEPLAESLGLDPNELRGEEGLAVFGGNHFPESATSLAQAYAGHQFGHFTKLGDGRAMMIGEQITPEGNRVDIQLKGSGRTPYSRGGDGRAALGPMLREYIISEAMHALAIPTTRSLAVVTTGETIIRETELPGAILTRVAASHLRVGTFEYAARFGTVDDLKALADYALKRHYPEVAENDDRYLNLFKELIKRQASLIAKWQLAGFIHGVMNTDNMTISGETIDYGPCAFMNTYDTATVFSSIDVQGRYAFGNQPSIAGWNLARFAESILPLLHEDQEKAVEIAQNAISEFGKFFYRNWFTGMRAKLGLFNEENEDESLIEDLLELMHKHRADYTNTFRALTFDSKEGTELFATPEFIKWHEKWQERLGRQTESKTASKELMQNSNPAVIPRNHRVEEALKAAEEKEDYSVMEKLLAVLSNPYAHSPEQEEYTDLPPDSDRSYRTFCGT; encoded by the coding sequence ATGTCTAATAGAGATGAAAAAATAAAAACGGGCTGGAGCTTGGAAAACAGTTATTCCCGATTACCGAAAACATTTTTCACCCAAACCCAGCCGAATCCAGTACCTTCGCCAAAATTGATTATCCTCAATGAACCATTAGCAGAATCACTGGGACTGGATCCAAATGAACTCCGAGGTGAAGAGGGTTTAGCAGTGTTTGGAGGTAACCACTTTCCTGAAAGTGCGACATCTCTTGCACAAGCCTATGCTGGGCATCAATTCGGACATTTTACAAAATTAGGAGACGGCCGGGCTATGATGATTGGCGAACAGATAACCCCTGAAGGCAATCGTGTTGATATTCAGCTAAAGGGTTCAGGCAGAACGCCATACTCCAGGGGCGGTGACGGAAGGGCAGCGCTTGGACCGATGCTTCGCGAATACATCATCAGTGAAGCGATGCACGCACTAGCCATACCAACTACTCGCAGCTTAGCAGTAGTCACAACGGGTGAAACGATCATCCGAGAAACGGAGCTTCCAGGTGCCATTCTAACACGGGTAGCCGCCAGTCATCTGCGGGTTGGGACGTTCGAATACGCTGCGCGATTTGGAACGGTGGATGATCTTAAAGCTTTGGCTGATTATGCATTAAAGCGCCATTATCCAGAAGTGGCAGAAAATGATGATCGCTATTTAAACTTGTTCAAAGAATTGATCAAGCGTCAGGCGTCGCTAATCGCTAAGTGGCAATTGGCTGGCTTTATTCATGGTGTGATGAACACGGACAACATGACGATCAGCGGTGAAACCATTGATTATGGTCCTTGTGCTTTCATGAATACGTATGATACAGCAACGGTTTTCAGTTCGATTGATGTTCAAGGACGTTATGCTTTTGGAAATCAGCCGAGTATTGCGGGATGGAATCTTGCCCGGTTCGCGGAATCCATATTACCGCTGCTGCATGAAGATCAAGAGAAGGCAGTCGAAATTGCCCAAAACGCAATATCTGAATTTGGCAAGTTCTTTTATAGGAACTGGTTTACAGGCATGCGGGCAAAACTCGGGCTCTTTAATGAAGAGAATGAAGATGAATCGCTCATTGAAGATCTGCTGGAGCTGATGCACAAACATCGAGCTGACTATACGAATACTTTCCGTGCTTTAACTTTCGATTCAAAGGAAGGTACAGAACTGTTTGCTACTCCGGAATTTATTAAGTGGCACGAGAAATGGCAGGAGAGATTGGGCAGGCAGACGGAGTCAAAAACTGCTTCTAAAGAGCTGATGCAAAACAGCAATCCTGCTGTAATACCGAGAAATCATCGTGTAGAAGAAGCCCTAAAAGCAGCAGAGGAAAAAGAAGACTACAGCGTGATGGAGAAACTCCTTGCAGTTCTTTCTAATCCTTACGCTCACTCACCTGAGCAGGAGGAATACACTGATCTGCCTCCTGATTCAGACCGGTCATATCGAACTTTTTGCGGTACATGA
- a CDS encoding redoxin domain-containing protein — MENYITVGSFPIKVVWLAILGSVLVAYGVLALKLKNEDDKKQLSEVLSNAIVMFWFIWKFSYAVLHPFLIFKHPLNLLYFNGGETGIIVGMIIAVLYLLCAAGKRHLERSRLFYCGVLGLTLFFTVFYGAHYFSDTLLSDGLITLFFAVLSIYLYILGAFQPKKTVVSILVTALFFAVVTNGPFSDKKSDTAAIETAASGLNPGNHAPDFRLQTLDGKTIKLSDLKGKVVLLNFWATWCPPCRAEMPEMVRFYNERSSEKIEILAVNLTDSDTVGNVKKFTKDYKLPFPVLLDSAGTVGDIYKTVTIPTTFVIDAKGTIKEKHIGPMSYDMMTEFVNAAR; from the coding sequence GTGGAGAACTATATAACGGTCGGATCTTTCCCTATAAAAGTGGTATGGCTAGCGATTCTAGGTTCTGTTCTAGTGGCTTATGGAGTATTAGCTTTAAAACTTAAAAATGAGGATGATAAAAAACAGCTGAGTGAAGTATTAAGCAATGCCATCGTAATGTTCTGGTTCATTTGGAAATTTAGCTACGCAGTTCTGCATCCGTTTCTCATTTTCAAACATCCGTTGAACCTCCTGTATTTTAATGGGGGTGAAACAGGAATTATCGTAGGCATGATTATTGCTGTTCTATACCTTTTATGTGCAGCAGGAAAAAGACATTTGGAGAGAAGCCGACTTTTTTATTGCGGGGTTTTAGGGTTAACCTTATTTTTCACTGTATTTTATGGAGCTCATTATTTCAGTGACACCCTTTTATCAGATGGATTGATTACCTTATTTTTTGCTGTTCTGTCTATTTATTTATATATACTTGGTGCTTTTCAGCCAAAGAAAACGGTTGTTTCAATCTTAGTGACCGCTCTTTTCTTTGCGGTAGTGACAAACGGACCTTTTAGCGATAAAAAAAGTGATACAGCAGCTATCGAAACAGCCGCTTCTGGGTTGAATCCAGGCAACCATGCACCAGATTTCCGACTCCAGACCCTTGATGGAAAAACCATAAAGCTTTCCGACTTAAAAGGGAAAGTGGTGTTATTGAACTTCTGGGCCACTTGGTGCCCGCCTTGCCGTGCAGAGATGCCTGAGATGGTAAGATTTTATAATGAACGTTCCTCTGAAAAAATAGAGATTTTGGCTGTTAATCTGACAGATAGTGATACAGTAGGTAATGTGAAAAAATTTACAAAAGACTACAAACTGCCTTTTCCAGTCCTTCTGGATTCTGCAGGAACAGTTGGAGACATCTATAAAACTGTTACTATTCCAACTACATTTGTAATAGATGCGAAAGGAACGATCAAAGAAAAACATATTGGACCGATGAGCTACGACATGATGACGGAATTTGTGAATGCCGCACGGTAA
- the cax gene encoding calcium/proton exchanger has protein sequence MHTVLERTESSLFNRIFMFAIIIGVPLSVIGSLMHWPAVMLFVIYCATIVALAGIMGRATESLAIVAGPRIGGLLNATFGNAVELIISIFALKAGLISVVLASLTGSVLGNLLLVGGLSFFVGGLKYKQQKFNIHDARHNAGLLIFAVVVALVFPEVFSYKLNDADSLTLSVWVSVIMIILYLAALLFKLVTHRGVYVSEHDEDHGEEIAEWSKGKALTILALATVAVAYVSEKLVHTFEEVGHTLGWSEVFIGVIIVAIVGNAAEHASAIIMAYKNKMNVAVEIAIGSTLQIAMFVAPVLVLISLFFQQSMSLVFSLPELIAMVLAVFLTITLTSDGDTNWFEGLTLLAAYVIMGVGFYLL, from the coding sequence ATACATACTGTTTTAGAAAGGACGGAATCATCATTGTTTAACCGCATCTTTATGTTTGCTATCATTATCGGTGTACCGCTATCTGTTATTGGAAGCCTTATGCACTGGCCGGCTGTTATGCTTTTTGTGATTTACTGTGCTACGATCGTTGCACTCGCAGGTATTATGGGACGCGCTACAGAAAGTCTGGCAATCGTTGCAGGACCAAGAATAGGCGGATTGCTGAATGCTACTTTTGGAAATGCTGTTGAACTTATTATTTCTATTTTTGCTTTAAAAGCAGGACTCATAAGTGTAGTGTTAGCTTCTTTAACGGGTTCTGTACTAGGAAACCTTTTACTAGTTGGAGGATTATCCTTTTTTGTCGGCGGACTGAAGTATAAGCAGCAAAAGTTCAACATACATGATGCACGGCATAACGCTGGTCTTCTTATTTTTGCAGTAGTCGTTGCTCTTGTTTTCCCTGAGGTGTTCTCTTATAAACTGAACGATGCGGATTCACTTACGCTGAGCGTTTGGGTTTCAGTCATCATGATCATCCTTTATCTCGCTGCATTATTATTTAAACTTGTTACACATCGAGGCGTTTATGTTTCTGAGCACGATGAGGATCATGGTGAAGAAATTGCTGAATGGAGTAAAGGTAAAGCTCTTACTATTCTGGCACTTGCTACAGTTGCCGTCGCTTATGTTTCTGAAAAACTCGTACATACCTTTGAAGAGGTTGGACATACGTTAGGCTGGAGTGAAGTGTTTATCGGGGTTATCATTGTTGCAATTGTCGGTAACGCAGCTGAGCACGCATCCGCAATTATTATGGCCTACAAAAACAAAATGAACGTAGCCGTGGAGATTGCGATTGGCTCAACTCTTCAAATTGCCATGTTCGTCGCACCAGTGCTCGTCTTGATTTCACTTTTTTTCCAACAGTCGATGTCGCTCGTTTTCTCATTGCCTGAACTTATCGCCATGGTTCTTGCCGTATTCTTAACCATCACCTTAACAAGTGATGGCGACACGAACTGGTTTGAAGGACTTACACTTTTAGCAGCGTATGTCATCATGGGTGTTGGATTTTATCTTCTATAA